In Mercenaria mercenaria strain notata unplaced genomic scaffold, MADL_Memer_1 contig_3564, whole genome shotgun sequence, one DNA window encodes the following:
- the LOC128553181 gene encoding uncharacterized protein LOC128553181, giving the protein MATPMYSSKLSGSKFKNWIKAGLGVLYTKEGIEPFVCDEIEQFQQKCLNDICINNGLPAGTTCSGCCTENVIVCPTNRICNAKRGKCSFHRNSATQYLPSGCPNKICHNFKNEIQNAHRFCGPSYKNTDASQWCSNAWEVAKCFMPPDGYKDVTNAAKTDFNGINSVIINFKAFQSKVKDDLSKKFNIFEQGREVGRAVRHSPQLEMEDTDLHKYFTDLQNLLSDPTYLSANTDAQNAKTKLLQLQNDTLIIGKDDIRNVLDDVAKAVQDKIRTEIDEQKKEAEKTKLELISITNASVKRIESQEILSISQLDKALDSAINDLEKHTKASLKKVQSEADIAKKQIGECADKGVSKLNVEADTGVKQIEISADKGVSKLKVEADTGVKQIEISADKGVSKLKVEADTGVKQIEKQIEISADKGVSKLKVEAEAGATKISAKADEALKKIEESTTANKEDKYNKLKEGKCIFV; this is encoded by the exons ATGGCTACTCCAATGTACAGTTCAAAACTATCGGGATCAAAATTCAAGAATTGGATTAAGGCTGGATTAGGTGTTCTATATACTAAAGAAGGCATTGAGCCTTTTGTTTGTGATGAAATAGAACAGTTCCAGCAGAAATGTTTGAACGATATTTGCATCAACAATGGACTTCCTGCTGGTACCACGTGTTCTGGTTGTTGCACAGAAAATGTTATTGTTTGTCCTACGAATAGAATTTGCAACGCAAAACGTGGGAAATGTAGCTTCCATAGAAATTCTGCCACGCAATATCTCCCGTCTGGCTGCCCTAACAAGATATGTCATAATTTCAAAAACGAAATCCAGAATGCTCATCGTTTCTGTGGTCCATCCTATAAAAACACTGATGCCAGCCAGTGGTGTAGCAATGCATGGGAAGTTGCTAAATGTTTCATGCCGCCAGACGGATACAAGGATGTGACAAATGCAGCAAAGACTGATTTCAATGGAATCAACAGTGTAATTATCAACTTTAAAGCATTTCAGTCAAAAGTTAAAGACGATCTTTCCAAGAAATTCAACATCTTTGAACAG ggtagggaggtgggcagAGCAGTTCGACATTCTCCACAACTAGAGATGGAAGATACAGATCTACATAAGTATTTTACAGACTTACAGAATCTGCTGTCAGATCCTACATATTTGTCTGCTAATACCGATGCGCAGAATGCTAAAACGAAATTATTACAG CTTCAAAACGATACTTTGATCATTGGTAAAGATGATATCCGGAACGTGCTGGATGATGTTGCCAAGGCAGTCCAAgataaaatcaggactgaaataGACGAACAAAAAAAGGAAGCCGAAAAGACAAAATTAGAACTGATCAGTATCACAAACGCGTCTGTTAAACGTATTGAAAGTCAGGAAATATTATCCATTTCTCAACTTGACAAAGCATTGGACTCTGCAATTAATGATTTAGAAAAACACACGAAGGCATCGCTTAAAAAGGTACAATCAGAAGCTGATATTGCTAAGAAACAGATAGGGGAGTGTGCTGATAAAGGGGTTAGCAAGTTGAACGTCGAAGCCGACACTGGAGTGAAACAGATAGAAATATCTGCTGATAAAGGGGTTAGCAAGTTGAAAGTCGAAGCCGACACTGGAGTAAAACAGATAGAAATATCTGCTGATAAAGGGGTTAGCAAGTTGAAAGTCGAAGCCGACACTGGAGTGAAACAGATAGAGAAACAGATAGAAATATCTGCTGATAAAGGGGTTAGCAAGTTGAAAGTCGAAGCCGAAGCCGGAGCGACAAAGATTTCTGCAAAAGCGGATGAAGCATTAAAGAAGATTGAGGAATCAACAACAGCGAACAAAGAAGATAAATACAACAAGTTAAAAGAAGGTAAGTGTATTTTTGTGTGA